In Arthrobacter sp. StoSoilB5, one genomic interval encodes:
- a CDS encoding glycoside hydrolase family 99-like domain-containing protein, translating into MNGNDATIAAYYFPNYHIDPRNEKWHGRGWTEWELLKRATPRFAGHQQPRVPLHGYEDEADPAVMEGKIALATAHGVDAFIFDWYWYADRPFLERPLEEAFMPNAGAHDMKFAIMWANHDLVNIHPWKTATPATRLESGRVDADQFEASTDYLLERYLSHPAYLRLDGRPYLSIYSLTTLLEGLGGVGPTKDALQGLRHRAARAGHPEIHLNAIAGEGSTFGQDLSAWSEARLINGLGFDSVTSYVWVHHYPMQKLQTPYIEMLEQAEKGWETNSARYDVPYFPNVTVGWDPSPRTVQSDVYDPSLGYPHTNILSDANPEQFRRALEKVRNFVENNKLPLVTINAWNEWTEGSYLEPDTLHGTGYLEQIRSVFGNALGSALNTASAQFPSHLE; encoded by the coding sequence ATGAACGGGAATGATGCGACTATTGCCGCATATTACTTTCCCAACTACCACATCGACCCGCGAAATGAGAAGTGGCATGGCAGAGGTTGGACGGAGTGGGAGTTGCTGAAACGGGCGACTCCACGCTTCGCTGGACACCAGCAGCCTCGCGTTCCCCTCCACGGCTACGAGGATGAGGCCGACCCTGCAGTAATGGAGGGCAAGATCGCCCTGGCAACGGCGCACGGCGTGGATGCATTCATTTTCGACTGGTATTGGTATGCCGATCGTCCGTTCCTCGAACGCCCACTGGAGGAAGCGTTCATGCCAAATGCCGGCGCCCACGATATGAAGTTTGCGATCATGTGGGCGAATCACGACTTGGTTAACATTCATCCGTGGAAGACGGCTACACCGGCCACCAGACTGGAGTCAGGCCGTGTCGACGCGGATCAGTTCGAAGCTTCGACAGACTATCTCTTGGAGCGGTACTTGAGCCATCCAGCATATTTGCGGCTCGATGGCCGGCCGTACCTTTCGATCTACTCGTTGACCACACTTCTGGAAGGTCTCGGCGGTGTTGGTCCCACGAAGGACGCGCTGCAGGGTCTTCGACACCGGGCAGCCAGGGCCGGACATCCTGAGATCCATCTCAACGCGATTGCAGGGGAAGGCTCCACTTTCGGGCAGGACCTGTCCGCTTGGAGTGAGGCGCGGCTGATCAACGGCCTTGGTTTCGATAGCGTGACGTCCTATGTCTGGGTGCACCACTACCCTATGCAAAAGCTGCAAACCCCCTACATTGAGATGCTCGAACAAGCTGAGAAGGGCTGGGAGACGAACTCAGCACGGTACGACGTACCGTACTTCCCCAATGTCACAGTCGGCTGGGACCCGTCGCCTCGAACTGTCCAGTCCGACGTATATGACCCGAGCCTGGGCTACCCGCACACCAATATCCTCTCGGATGCCAATCCGGAGCAATTCCGACGCGCATTGGAGAAAGTCCGCAACTTCGTGGAAAACAACAAGCTTCCATTAGTGACCATCAACGCGTGGAACGAATGGACCGAGGGTAGCTACCTTGAACCGGATACGCTTCACGGCACCGGGTATCTGGAGCAGATCCGAAGCGTCTTCGGGAACGCGCTTGGCTCAGCGTTGAATACCGCTTCGGCACAATTTCCTTCCCATCTGGAGTGA
- a CDS encoding family 78 glycoside hydrolase catalytic domain, whose amino-acid sequence MMTSWHARLVSSDVDFGGAPLLRGEFLLEEGHGEVLSATLFVSALGVVEAWVNGKKASEDLLTPGWSAYEWRVRYAELDVTALVGPTTVLGLALGNGWYRGRLTWTGASALYGDELAGFAELRVRFADGHVQVFGTDSSWSAGASATTSNDLYDGQDIDARKYDDGWLAPGFASPEWVGVLVLDDDLSRLEPYVGPPVRKQMELEPVRVWESPSGRVLVDFGQNVVGWVRTEVVGQEGAVVTLRHAEVLDHGELGTRPLRTAEATDRFTLSGRADVFEPSFTFHGFQYVEVAGWPGGAGALQSHGGLTAVVVSSELRRTGRFETSNRLVNKLHENTVWGMRGNFVDVPTDCPQRDERLGWTGDIAAFAPSACFLFDSQGFLRDWLRDLTLEQQHQDGIVPFVVPDVLKYVNHSAELPDPVTTALWSDAAVWVPWALWQAYGDRRVLEEAFPSMLSHARRLGQLLSPNGLWDTGFQFGDWLDPDAAPEQPAEAKADRHVVATLCAYRTADLLARIAQVLGDASAAAEFGAMADGLRAAFNEHYVQGGVVKSDCTTVYALAIVFGILNQADVEFAGDRLAGLVEAAGHRISTRFAGTPFVTDALTATGHLDTAYLLLLQTECPSWLYSVTKGATTIWERWDSMLPDGTINPGDMTSFNHYALGAVVDWLHRCVGGLAPLEPGYRRILVAPQPGGGLTWAKTTLETLHGLVCVRWEVIREDELHLVLVIPAGTEAVLRVPGAADEVLAAGAHERRFPWKSKASVLAVGV is encoded by the coding sequence ATGATGACTTCCTGGCATGCCCGACTGGTTTCTTCTGATGTTGATTTTGGTGGTGCCCCGCTGTTGCGCGGGGAGTTCCTCCTTGAGGAGGGACATGGGGAGGTTCTCTCGGCGACCCTGTTCGTGTCCGCGCTTGGTGTGGTTGAGGCGTGGGTGAACGGGAAGAAGGCTTCGGAGGACTTGCTGACGCCGGGGTGGTCGGCTTATGAGTGGCGGGTCCGGTATGCGGAGCTGGATGTGACCGCGTTGGTGGGGCCGACGACGGTGCTGGGCCTTGCGCTGGGTAATGGCTGGTACCGGGGGAGGTTGACGTGGACTGGCGCGTCGGCGTTGTACGGGGATGAGTTGGCCGGGTTCGCGGAGTTGCGGGTGCGGTTCGCGGATGGGCATGTGCAGGTGTTCGGGACGGATTCCTCCTGGAGCGCGGGGGCGTCGGCTACGACTTCGAATGACCTTTATGACGGGCAGGATATTGATGCCCGGAAGTACGACGACGGTTGGCTGGCTCCCGGGTTCGCCTCACCTGAGTGGGTGGGCGTGCTTGTGCTCGACGACGACCTGTCCCGCCTTGAGCCGTATGTTGGTCCGCCGGTGCGGAAGCAGATGGAGCTGGAGCCGGTGAGGGTTTGGGAGTCCCCGTCGGGCCGTGTGCTTGTGGACTTTGGTCAGAACGTAGTCGGGTGGGTGCGGACCGAAGTTGTCGGGCAGGAAGGTGCTGTGGTGACGTTGCGGCACGCTGAGGTTCTGGACCATGGGGAACTGGGCACGCGGCCGCTGCGTACGGCGGAGGCGACGGACCGGTTCACGCTTTCGGGCCGGGCGGATGTGTTCGAGCCGTCGTTTACGTTCCACGGCTTCCAGTATGTCGAGGTCGCGGGTTGGCCCGGCGGTGCCGGGGCGTTGCAGTCCCATGGTGGGCTGACCGCCGTCGTAGTTTCATCCGAACTGCGCAGGACGGGTAGGTTTGAAACGTCGAACCGGCTCGTGAACAAGCTGCATGAGAATACGGTGTGGGGGATGCGGGGAAACTTTGTTGATGTGCCCACGGACTGTCCGCAGCGCGATGAGCGGTTGGGGTGGACCGGGGACATCGCGGCGTTCGCCCCCAGCGCGTGCTTTCTCTTCGACTCCCAGGGCTTCTTACGCGACTGGCTGCGTGATCTGACTCTAGAGCAGCAGCACCAGGACGGCATTGTGCCCTTTGTGGTCCCGGATGTACTCAAGTACGTTAACCATTCGGCGGAGCTGCCAGATCCGGTAACCACAGCCTTGTGGAGCGACGCGGCCGTGTGGGTGCCTTGGGCGCTCTGGCAGGCCTACGGTGACAGGAGGGTGCTCGAGGAGGCGTTTCCCTCGATGCTTTCCCACGCCAGGCGTTTAGGTCAGTTGCTCTCGCCGAACGGGCTCTGGGACACGGGGTTTCAGTTCGGTGACTGGCTGGATCCGGACGCGGCCCCTGAGCAGCCCGCGGAGGCGAAAGCGGACCGGCACGTGGTCGCCACGCTCTGTGCGTACCGGACCGCGGACCTTCTCGCGCGCATTGCCCAGGTCCTTGGCGACGCGTCCGCGGCCGCCGAGTTCGGTGCCATGGCCGACGGACTGCGCGCCGCATTCAACGAGCACTATGTCCAAGGCGGGGTGGTTAAGAGCGACTGCACAACTGTGTACGCCCTTGCAATCGTTTTCGGGATCCTGAACCAGGCCGACGTCGAGTTTGCCGGTGACCGGCTGGCCGGACTCGTCGAGGCCGCCGGGCACCGGATCTCGACCAGGTTCGCCGGCACCCCGTTCGTCACCGATGCCCTCACTGCCACAGGGCATTTGGACACCGCGTACCTGCTGCTGCTGCAGACAGAATGCCCGTCGTGGCTGTACTCGGTAACCAAGGGCGCCACGACTATCTGGGAGCGGTGGGACTCGATGCTCCCGGACGGGACCATCAACCCCGGCGACATGACGAGCTTCAACCATTACGCCCTCGGCGCGGTCGTGGACTGGCTGCACCGTTGTGTCGGTGGTCTGGCGCCGCTGGAGCCGGGCTACCGCCGCATCCTGGTCGCCCCCCAGCCAGGCGGCGGGCTCACCTGGGCCAAGACAACTCTTGAGACTCTGCACGGACTCGTGTGTGTCCGGTGGGAGGTCATCCGTGAGGATGAGTTGCATCTCGTTCTCGTGATCCCCGCGGGTACCGAGGCTGTTCTGCGTGTCCCTGGCGCAGCGGATGAGGTCCTTGCTGCAGGAGCCCATGAACGGCGCTTTCCGTGGAAGTCCAAGGCTTCAGTCCTTGCAGTGGGGGTATGA
- a CDS encoding hydroxyacid dehydrogenase has translation MNFPELHERDLSTRQHRPETLLVMGNDVVGWQFGAAELARLHKTASVGTPVVTDELGSAGVRARLAEVEVLITSWGCPPLDKAVLDAAPRLRAVLHAAGSVRGHVGEAVFERGLLVTTAAGVNAEPVAQYTVAAVLWALKKVPFLAQDARRFRQDVSYRDRHGELSGYGRTVVVVGFSRIGRRVVDLLGRLETGNTILVVDPYADPAEVMAAGAEPAVLADALSRADVLSLHAPALPETRHMIGSAELALLRPGATLINTARGSLVDTAALERACATGRLDAILDVTDPEPLPAESPFYDLPNVVLTPHVAGSMGSETRRMTHAVLTELERYATGLPPLSPITRETLALQA, from the coding sequence ATGAATTTTCCTGAATTACACGAACGCGACCTGAGCACCCGACAGCATAGGCCTGAGACCTTGCTGGTTATGGGCAACGATGTGGTGGGGTGGCAGTTTGGTGCGGCGGAGCTGGCTCGGCTTCATAAAACTGCCAGTGTTGGGACGCCTGTGGTGACCGATGAGCTGGGGTCGGCTGGTGTCCGTGCCCGTCTTGCCGAGGTTGAGGTGCTGATTACGTCCTGGGGATGCCCGCCGCTTGATAAAGCGGTTCTGGATGCTGCCCCGCGTCTTCGGGCGGTCCTGCATGCGGCCGGAAGCGTGCGGGGGCACGTGGGTGAGGCGGTGTTTGAGCGTGGTCTCCTGGTCACGACCGCCGCGGGTGTCAACGCCGAGCCGGTAGCGCAGTACACGGTGGCAGCTGTGCTGTGGGCGTTGAAGAAGGTCCCGTTCCTCGCGCAGGACGCCCGCCGGTTCCGCCAGGACGTGTCGTATCGTGACCGGCACGGCGAGCTGAGCGGCTACGGACGCACGGTGGTAGTAGTGGGCTTCTCCCGGATTGGCCGGCGGGTTGTTGATCTGCTGGGCAGGCTGGAGACCGGTAACACGATTTTGGTGGTGGACCCGTACGCGGACCCTGCCGAAGTCATGGCGGCGGGCGCCGAACCGGCAGTTCTGGCCGATGCCCTCTCGCGTGCGGATGTCCTGTCGTTGCATGCGCCGGCCCTGCCGGAGACGCGGCACATGATCGGGTCGGCGGAGCTTGCGCTGCTTCGGCCGGGAGCGACGCTGATCAACACTGCCCGCGGGTCGCTGGTGGACACCGCGGCTCTGGAACGGGCGTGTGCCACGGGCCGGCTGGACGCCATTCTGGACGTCACCGACCCCGAACCCCTGCCTGCGGAATCGCCGTTCTATGACCTTCCGAACGTCGTCCTGACCCCGCATGTGGCGGGCTCGATGGGCTCAGAGACTCGGAGGATGACACATGCAGTACTCACCGAACTTGAACGGTACGCCACTGGGCTGCCCCCACTCAGCCCGATTACCAGGGAAACACTGGCCCTACAGGCCTGA
- a CDS encoding glycoside hydrolase family 99-like domain-containing protein — protein MTDSSPSHDKKSSSPSPTVGAYYFPNYHVDPRNEDWHGTGWTEWELVKRAEPRWDGHQQPRIPLRGYEDEADPAVMADKIAMATTHGVNAFLFDWYWYSGRPYLQRALEDGFMPRAEAGGIQFALMWANHDWTNIHPMKRGTPQTIQEHGGLDADQFRAATDYMIDQYFGHPSYLHIDGRPVLQIYDLPTLGHGLGSIDAARASLDDLRKRVANAGLGDLHLNAIVKDVTVLPQESAGFDGPGLVAALGFDSATSYVWVHHVELPELETPYSAVAEEAADGWEVLASRYSVPYYPNVTVGWDSSPRTVQSDLFDPAQGYPHTNTIAEATPAEFGKALERASAFAQQSDSPLVTINAWNEWTEGTYLEPDTVHLHGHLEEILRVFGGHKL, from the coding sequence ATGACCGATAGCTCACCTTCGCATGACAAGAAGTCCTCATCACCTAGCCCGACTGTCGGCGCCTACTACTTTCCCAATTATCATGTCGATCCCCGAAATGAGGACTGGCATGGAACAGGGTGGACCGAGTGGGAACTGGTAAAGCGCGCCGAGCCACGCTGGGATGGTCATCAGCAACCGCGCATCCCGTTGCGCGGTTATGAGGACGAGGCGGATCCCGCCGTCATGGCGGACAAGATCGCGATGGCCACGACGCACGGTGTGAACGCGTTTCTCTTCGACTGGTACTGGTACAGTGGCCGACCTTACCTGCAGCGCGCTCTTGAGGATGGGTTCATGCCTCGAGCCGAGGCGGGCGGCATCCAGTTCGCATTGATGTGGGCAAACCACGACTGGACCAACATTCACCCCATGAAGCGGGGGACGCCGCAGACAATCCAGGAGCACGGCGGCCTCGATGCCGACCAGTTCCGTGCTGCGACCGACTACATGATCGACCAGTACTTCGGACATCCGAGTTATTTGCATATCGATGGCCGCCCGGTACTGCAAATTTACGACCTTCCTACGTTGGGGCACGGATTGGGCAGCATTGATGCCGCTCGCGCCTCCCTTGACGACTTGCGCAAGCGCGTCGCTAATGCAGGGCTAGGCGATCTCCATCTGAACGCCATCGTGAAGGATGTCACCGTCCTGCCGCAAGAAAGCGCCGGCTTCGACGGGCCGGGCCTGGTCGCCGCCCTTGGCTTCGACAGCGCGACCTCTTATGTGTGGGTTCACCATGTCGAGCTGCCTGAACTCGAGACGCCGTATTCTGCGGTCGCAGAAGAAGCTGCGGATGGTTGGGAAGTTCTCGCGTCGCGCTACAGTGTCCCCTACTATCCCAACGTCACGGTCGGCTGGGACTCGTCGCCCCGCACGGTGCAGTCCGATCTCTTCGACCCGGCCCAAGGCTATCCTCACACCAACACCATCGCCGAGGCCACACCGGCGGAGTTCGGGAAAGCGTTGGAACGAGCCAGCGCCTTCGCCCAGCAATCCGATTCGCCTCTGGTCACCATTAACGCCTGGAACGAGTGGACTGAGGGCACGTACCTTGAGCCCGACACGGTCCATCTCCACGGCCATCTTGAAGAGATACTTCGCGTCTTCGGAGGCCACAAACTCTGA
- a CDS encoding permease translates to MHPQDLTKSHSWLRCLPRTENTGGDASHAKEKRPREAGLALVSAIILVAVLARPALTGLLENPAAANWATVFVAITVQALPFLVLGVIVSATIAALVPPTAIARLLSRRPVLAVPAAAAAGTALPGCECGSVPIAARLIASGLTPAAALAFMLSAPAINPVVLAATAVAFPNTPEMVLGRMLASLAASIAVGYVWQALGRDDLLARVRSQPTRSGSKLNVFLSTAQHDFLQTGGFLVIGAAAAATMQTLLPSAWVDSVAGSMVLSVLVMALLAILLSLCSQADAFVAVGLSQFSLTARLVFLVVGPMADLKLIALQAGTFGPRFAWRFSLMTITLAVTAACLVGWWLL, encoded by the coding sequence GTGCACCCTCAGGACTTGACCAAATCGCACTCCTGGCTGCGCTGCCTCCCACGCACGGAGAACACGGGGGGGGACGCCTCGCACGCCAAGGAGAAGCGCCCGCGCGAAGCCGGACTGGCGCTGGTCTCCGCGATCATTCTGGTGGCCGTGTTGGCTCGGCCGGCCCTCACAGGACTGCTTGAGAATCCGGCCGCGGCGAACTGGGCCACGGTGTTCGTCGCCATCACCGTTCAGGCTCTCCCGTTCCTCGTCCTCGGAGTCATAGTCAGCGCCACCATCGCAGCTCTTGTGCCGCCCACCGCCATCGCCCGGCTGCTTTCCCGGCGACCGGTCCTCGCCGTCCCCGCGGCGGCCGCCGCCGGAACCGCGCTCCCCGGCTGCGAGTGTGGCTCCGTGCCCATCGCCGCACGGCTCATCGCCAGCGGACTCACCCCTGCAGCGGCGTTGGCTTTCATGCTGTCAGCACCGGCCATCAACCCCGTCGTCCTGGCCGCGACGGCGGTTGCCTTTCCGAACACCCCCGAGATGGTGCTCGGCCGGATGCTGGCAAGCCTTGCCGCCTCCATCGCGGTGGGGTACGTGTGGCAGGCCCTCGGCCGGGACGACCTGCTCGCCCGGGTCCGTTCGCAGCCGACCCGCTCGGGATCGAAGTTGAACGTCTTCCTTTCCACGGCCCAGCACGATTTCCTGCAGACCGGCGGCTTCCTGGTGATCGGAGCCGCCGCGGCCGCAACCATGCAGACGCTGTTGCCCAGTGCATGGGTCGACTCGGTTGCCGGGTCGATGGTGCTTTCGGTGCTCGTGATGGCACTCCTAGCGATCCTGCTCTCCCTCTGCTCACAAGCAGACGCCTTCGTCGCCGTCGGGCTGAGCCAGTTCTCCCTCACCGCGCGGCTGGTCTTCCTCGTCGTCGGGCCGATGGCAGACCTGAAGCTCATTGCGTTGCAGGCCGGAACGTTCGGCCCCCGGTTCGCCTGGCGGTTTTCGTTGATGACGATCACGCTCGCAGTAACGGCCGCCTGTCTAGTCGGGTGGTGGCTGCTGTGA
- a CDS encoding LacI family DNA-binding transcriptional regulator, with protein sequence MERVRSVAETLDYRPNATAQAVIRSTSRLLGLVVPDIGDPYFSSIAKGAQEASARNGTLLLLAGIDGSTGDELRAFKALVSQRVEGIILAGSRCDGPGFHETTLLLAEAIERYTRSGGRVVTVGEGILANTPGAEFVLRIQEEERAAELASALAVRGCSRFTIVAGPELVRQSDRRVSGFIRGLRESGAPMAKVIRGEMNRAGGLKAGQEVLRTIRDQQYGMRHGVLSVNDRVAMGCISALSAAGCESPRDYAIGGFDDIPQVQDFWPLLSTVRLPLQEIGARAAEIAIGEDVDCVLEGEVMLRASTTAPVRSVGKP encoded by the coding sequence GTGGAACGCGTTCGATCTGTTGCCGAGACGCTCGACTACCGGCCCAACGCAACAGCACAGGCCGTGATCCGGTCAACATCCAGACTCCTTGGGCTCGTCGTCCCCGACATCGGCGACCCCTATTTTTCCTCAATCGCTAAAGGGGCACAGGAGGCAAGTGCGCGGAACGGAACGTTGTTGCTGTTGGCCGGCATCGACGGAAGCACCGGCGACGAGCTGCGTGCGTTTAAGGCACTCGTTTCCCAGCGTGTCGAGGGGATCATTCTCGCAGGCAGCAGGTGCGATGGTCCCGGTTTCCATGAAACGACCTTGCTCCTGGCGGAGGCAATAGAAAGGTACACGCGTTCCGGGGGACGCGTGGTGACCGTAGGTGAAGGAATCCTCGCCAACACGCCCGGCGCTGAATTTGTCCTCCGTATCCAGGAGGAGGAACGCGCAGCCGAACTGGCCTCTGCCTTGGCAGTTCGGGGCTGCAGCAGATTCACGATTGTCGCGGGGCCTGAACTTGTGCGCCAATCCGATCGTAGGGTTAGTGGGTTCATCCGTGGGCTGAGGGAGTCGGGTGCTCCGATGGCCAAGGTGATCCGCGGCGAGATGAACCGTGCGGGCGGTCTCAAGGCCGGACAGGAAGTCCTTCGCACCATCAGGGACCAGCAGTACGGGATGAGGCACGGCGTCCTTTCCGTCAACGACAGGGTTGCCATGGGGTGTATTTCAGCCCTCAGCGCTGCCGGCTGCGAAAGCCCCCGCGACTATGCCATCGGGGGCTTTGATGACATTCCTCAAGTCCAAGACTTTTGGCCACTCCTGTCGACAGTGAGACTCCCGCTCCAGGAAATCGGCGCCCGAGCAGCCGAGATAGCGATCGGGGAGGACGTTGATTGTGTCCTGGAAGGGGAAGTGATGCTCCGAGCCAGCACAACAGCTCCAGTAAGGTCAGTGGGCAAACCATGA
- a CDS encoding AraC family transcriptional regulator, translating into MFNPDGLPVWADRHRLDGGVAAHDHDFFEIALVTQGSGLHIAADGDYPIQPGSAVIVPPNQWHAYGECEDLVVFDCFVAPDLIDSTLSFLDAELPLMQSISTSSLTLPQRIQLDPHDLSLVIAQLYSMSDVSSGRRSRIQVIGHLLIYLDILNRAWSADRGTGRRIPLHPAVSGAVKMMEDEPGHSWTLAELANASCTERTHLVRLFQRDLGVPPIAYLNRLRAQAAARLLVQTDEPIAQLGARLGWDDASYFAQRFKSAYGLSPSAYRKRAVTGENRYHSPEPNLPTSGARFDLASED; encoded by the coding sequence GTGTTCAATCCGGATGGTCTGCCCGTCTGGGCGGACCGCCACAGACTCGACGGCGGCGTTGCTGCGCACGATCACGACTTTTTCGAGATAGCACTGGTCACCCAAGGCAGTGGCCTTCACATTGCGGCCGACGGTGACTATCCGATTCAGCCAGGGAGCGCTGTGATCGTGCCGCCCAACCAGTGGCATGCCTACGGCGAATGCGAGGACCTGGTGGTCTTCGACTGTTTTGTCGCACCGGACCTTATCGACAGCACCTTGTCGTTCCTCGACGCCGAGCTGCCGCTGATGCAGTCGATCAGCACATCGAGCCTGACACTGCCGCAACGCATCCAGTTGGATCCCCACGACCTCAGCCTGGTAATTGCTCAGTTGTACAGCATGAGCGATGTCAGTTCCGGACGGCGCTCACGTATTCAGGTTATTGGGCACCTTTTGATTTACCTGGATATCCTCAACCGTGCCTGGTCTGCAGACCGCGGGACAGGCCGTCGTATCCCCCTCCATCCTGCCGTCTCTGGAGCTGTAAAGATGATGGAGGACGAACCTGGTCACAGTTGGACGCTGGCGGAATTGGCCAACGCGAGTTGCACGGAACGCACGCATCTCGTGCGATTGTTCCAACGCGACCTCGGGGTACCGCCAATCGCGTACTTGAACCGGTTGCGGGCGCAGGCTGCAGCGCGGCTGCTAGTTCAAACCGACGAGCCGATCGCACAGTTGGGGGCACGGCTTGGATGGGATGATGCCAGCTACTTCGCTCAGCGATTCAAGAGTGCGTATGGTCTTAGCCCTTCTGCGTACAGGAAGCGCGCAGTCACAGGTGAAAACCGCTATCACTCCCCTGAGCCCAACCTGCCCACGAGCGGTGCACGTTTTGATTTGGCTTCTGAGGACTGA
- a CDS encoding amidohydrolase family protein, with amino-acid sequence MTKFEQKFSLGSMSRRSAIRSAALVATVVSVSGCTSERPQIDDRKVDILITGGQVYDGTGSPWVKRDIGITGDKITFVGHADTAGVEGKETIDAKGLAVTPGFIDMHSHADPDKPEHRKMLPQRYQGITTVVVGVDGFAKDTVAEDFARYRETGLGANLITYVGFNTAREAVMGMSDQPATPEQIRAMQDYIDRGMRGGAFGMSSGLFYTPATYAKTDEVIEVAKVSGRYHGIYDTHDRDLGAVYKGIGYLASTAEAIEIGEKSGNKVIFSHFSPQSVRNYGRASEGAKLIEDARARGVDVMAAQHPYTATQSGLKPYTMPDWALAGGKEDLLKRYSDPATRTRMQADSEAMVALRGGAEKLVFTQTGNRAELSQELVGLNLKQVADEWGVTPFEAAFRLVSENFEEGVGVMNLDLYDIENIRFLAKQDWMMTGTDGYSMPAGKGAAHPRTFGAFTNKLRRLVLDEHQVTLPFAIRGMTGLAATFLGLEQRGLIKEGFYADINVIDLEKLRDKATYKDPQQYSEGMVDVIINGEFALRSGEPTETLPGLPIARGES; translated from the coding sequence GTGACAAAATTCGAACAAAAGTTCTCTCTTGGCAGCATGTCAAGAAGGAGCGCCATTCGCTCGGCCGCGCTCGTCGCAACCGTGGTGTCGGTCTCTGGCTGCACGTCTGAGCGGCCGCAGATAGACGACCGTAAAGTCGATATCTTGATCACAGGGGGGCAGGTGTACGACGGGACCGGCAGTCCCTGGGTCAAAAGGGACATCGGCATCACCGGCGACAAGATCACCTTCGTCGGCCACGCCGATACGGCCGGCGTCGAGGGGAAAGAGACGATCGATGCCAAGGGCCTCGCGGTGACGCCCGGTTTCATCGATATGCACAGTCATGCCGATCCAGACAAACCGGAGCACCGCAAGATGCTGCCGCAGCGATACCAGGGAATCACCACCGTCGTCGTCGGCGTCGACGGTTTTGCCAAGGACACCGTCGCAGAGGATTTCGCGCGGTACCGCGAAACCGGCCTGGGAGCGAACCTCATCACCTATGTGGGATTCAACACCGCCCGCGAAGCCGTGATGGGCATGTCCGATCAGCCGGCGACGCCGGAACAGATCAGGGCCATGCAGGACTACATCGACCGTGGCATGCGCGGAGGCGCATTCGGCATGTCGAGCGGTCTGTTTTACACTCCCGCGACGTATGCCAAGACCGATGAGGTCATCGAGGTGGCCAAGGTCTCGGGTCGCTATCACGGGATCTACGACACGCACGACCGTGACCTCGGCGCGGTCTACAAGGGCATCGGCTATCTGGCCTCCACCGCCGAGGCCATCGAAATCGGCGAAAAGAGCGGCAACAAGGTCATCTTCAGCCACTTCAGCCCGCAGAGTGTGCGCAATTACGGCCGTGCGTCCGAAGGCGCCAAACTGATCGAAGATGCCCGCGCACGGGGCGTGGACGTGATGGCCGCGCAGCATCCCTACACAGCGACTCAGAGTGGTTTGAAGCCCTACACCATGCCGGACTGGGCCCTGGCGGGCGGTAAAGAGGACCTACTTAAGCGTTATAGCGATCCCGCCACGCGAACGCGCATGCAGGCAGACAGCGAGGCGATGGTCGCCCTTCGCGGCGGTGCAGAGAAGCTCGTCTTCACACAAACTGGCAACCGAGCGGAGCTCAGTCAAGAGTTGGTTGGTTTAAACCTGAAGCAGGTAGCCGACGAGTGGGGCGTGACCCCCTTCGAGGCGGCATTCCGCCTCGTCTCGGAGAATTTCGAGGAGGGCGTGGGGGTTATGAATCTGGATCTCTACGACATCGAGAACATCAGGTTCCTGGCCAAGCAGGATTGGATGATGACCGGTACGGACGGCTATTCCATGCCCGCGGGGAAGGGGGCGGCCCATCCACGAACCTTCGGTGCCTTCACCAATAAGCTCCGCCGACTCGTCCTGGACGAGCATCAGGTGACCTTGCCCTTTGCAATCCGGGGCATGACCGGACTAGCCGCGACATTCCTGGGGTTGGAGCAGAGGGGTCTGATCAAGGAAGGGTTCTATGCCGACATCAATGTCATCGACCTCGAGAAGCTTCGCGACAAAGCCACTTACAAAGATCCGCAGCAGTACTCGGAGGGGATGGTTGACGTCATCATCAACGGCGAGTTCGCGCTCCGTAGCGGCGAGCCGACCGAGACACTGCCTGGCTTGCCGATCGCCCGTGGCGAGTCGTAG